A window of Nicotiana sylvestris chromosome 8, ASM39365v2, whole genome shotgun sequence genomic DNA:
aaCCTCGTGCTCACGcctcctcactggtgcatcagtgctcatgcctcctcactggtgcatcagtgctcctcctctgaatgtgcccgaaccatctgagtcttgcttcccgcatcttgtcctccatgggggccacgctcACCTTGTGTGTAATGATAGCAACACCTTGAATGATATCTTATAATCCAAAATGCTTTTCAGAGTTCTCACCTTTTTCCAGTTGTAAGTGCCAACCTTGAATGATAGATGTAGCTTGCTGGCTGGTTAAACAAAGTGTATATGCAGCTATAGAACTGTGTAGAAGCTAACAAGTGTGCCGTTTCCTACCACCTCTTCCTTCCAGATCTAACCTGTTGGTCTACTAGCTAACTATAGTTTCTGCTACGGTTCTAGGGAAGCTCTAGTTAGTATgaattcaaatcctcaagtcctCCATAAGGTATCCTAAGAGTATATCCAATAGCATCTAAAATCTTCCTTTTAAGGGCTTCGCAAGAGAAATTTCTTTATTACGTGTGAAAGCATCTCGTGAAATGTATCAAAGCAAGTTGGAGCGAAGCTTCACTCTCTTTATTGGTTGCTGAATTGCAAGAAACGCTTTGAGCAATAACATTAATTCTTGattaaaaaatatgaaaacaTATTGTAATATCTGAAGCAACGAGCTTTTCAATCAGAGAATGAGAGAAGTCTATGTCCAGGATGAGACCCTTCCAACTTGACCAACTGTCCCAAAAATGCAATATCTTTTAAAAAATTGTCCAAAAGGGAAAATCTTCATCCGTCCACCCTAAGTTATCGAATAGTGGTGGCATTATCAAGTCCTTCATAGACAATCTGGACATTATCGACTAGTGGTGGCATTGTCAAGTCCTTCATAGACAATCTGGCGTTGTTTTAGACTGCAAAGCTGATATGAGAGCTTCAATCAGGGGACAGATTGGAGTCCTTAAGGCCATCTAAAATTTCTAACGGATTCCGTTGGTTTGATGAGAAGGGGGTTCCACGGAGCAAAGACAAATCCAACTGTTTCTTGACTCGTGCGAGAGAAGCAGCAGACAACGTAAACATGTCTCTCTTTTCAGAAGAAAAAAACACGTCTCTCTTTCAGGTGTTTGGTGGAAAACACGAATGTTGAAGATCTGGCAATGCAATTCATCTCAAGTTTGTGCGATCCCTAACCTAAAGTCGAGCCTCATGAGGCAGAAGAATCAAGTAATTACATTGCAGTCTTAAAAGCTTTATCTTACTGAGGAATTTGTTGCCGGATCTATGATATTGAGGAGATAGTGTTCTGAGCTTAGGAATATTTCTTGTGTGCTATTTGGCCTAGAAGAGGGAGTGGATTCTGAATTCAGTTCAAATTCAACTCAGCCCCCGCATTAGGCAAGATCATTCAGGAGGTTAAACTTATTAGTCAAGAAGGCAGGAAGATAATTCCAGATGAAGGCAATGAGCATCCCAAATCAATCAAGTAGAATCATGTTAACAAGTCGATTACATAAGTTTGGTTTTGCAAGCCAAACCCTGATATTCCCTCAGAGTTGGTTTAAGTGGAAAGAGATATAGCAGAAACATGTCAAGGACTTCCTCTATTTGCTCTTTTGATAGCTGGATTTACTAGCTAAAAGGGAGAAGACACAATAATGTTGGATAATATCTGTAGACGGTTTGAGTTCAAATATTGGTATTGATTCAAACCAGCTTTTTGATATATTATACTTCAGTAACCAGCACTTACCAGATTGGTTGAAATAATGCTTTAGTTTCTTATTTAGCATTCCACGAGGGCAAGGAAATTCCAGTTACTAAGCTGACTAAGGTTGTCGAAGGAGTTTTGTCAAGTAATTGGAGGAAAGAGATTGGATGATGTAGCAGCTGATTATTTAATTTGATGGTTGATATAGTTGTAATTGCCAAAAGAAATTAAATGGCGGGATAAAAAGAAGCTGTCTTTATAATCTAGCACATGAATTCTGTGGGGGAAAAGccgaagaaaaaaaaattctgttGTCTTTCTAATCCTTAGGATCTTGAAGCGGATCCCCATTATTTTTTCTCTTCAAATCCTAAGATTTACTATGATTCTAAGAACAATAACAGCTGTGCATTTGCTCGAAAAAGAGTCACTCTCTCCTGTCAAAGCTTTCAGGTTCACTTGTTTGCTCTCTTTCTTGTTTGCACCTAGTTATTTCTTCCCAAACTTCCATTGTGATGTCTAATTTATTACTATAAGTACTTCCTCCGTCTCATTTTAATTATCGCTTTAGCTCAAAAATTTTATTCCAAACTAATTGTCACTTTAGGAATTcaaaattaaatttgttaattatttttaaatagtgGTTCTTTTTAATACTACTCAATTCTCAAAAAGCATTTATTAGGAGTAACTTAGGAAACTATACCTTATACTTATTGTTTTCTTAATGGACGTGAAAAGAACTAAAGCGATAATTAAAATGTGAGGGAGGGAGTATCTTCTTAAATTGTTAGACTTTGGGTACATCTTATGTAGGAGACGATTTCCCCGATGAAATGGTGTGATGTTGATTCATCTAAAGTACTTAATTCCTTACTGGTGCAATTGGTTCAATTTCATCCTCCCTAGACAATCTCAGATACTTGGATACTTTCCTTTCCGTGGTGAAGGGAACAAGAATTCCAGTAACTATTACTGCTATTTTGAACTTGGTGTCCATAAATTTTTTTCTTGTAAATATTTCCTCACCTAGTAAAAAACAAATAGTTTCAAATACTACTGTTTGGCAATAATACTGCTATTGGTAATACTAGCAACAACAATTTTTGTCCTCTTTCTATTTTGTCTTCCAATTTCCCAATGCTGCAGCCGTTATACCTCGTAATTCAAGAAAAAGACACATCTAGGCCACTTCATCAAGAACCAAGTGCCAACACATTTCTGATCAAACAACACTCCAAATTCTGAGAGCCCCTTTACAAATTTAAACAAGTTTTTGGAATTCACTCCAccattttccttttaaaaaaatgcCTGTCTCTTTGTACCTACTGTTTTGTTTACCTTTCGTATTCAtggttttcctcttcttcttctacctctACGTAGTTTCAAGAACAACTAGTGGTGACCACCCTTCTCGGCCTGTGAAATCCGCCCGAAAAGGAGGACTTTCTGATGTGCAGCTTGAAAAACTCCCTAAATTCACTGGAAAAGATTTGAGTTCTGGCACTGATTGTGCAATTTGCTTGGATTTGATTGAAAATGAAGAACTTGCTAGGTTGGTTCCTGGTTGCAACCATGGATTCCACCTCGTATGCCTTGATCTTTGGCTGTCCAAGCAGCCATTTTGTCCTGTTTGTAGACACAAGCTTCAGCCTGAGTTGTTCACTCATGATGAAAGTAATTCCGTATCTGTGCTGGTGGAAGATAGTAGAATAATTGAGGTGCACACTAGCTGAGTTAGACGCCACCGTTGTAAAAAAATACCGAACTTATATTTGGTTGCAAAAGGACTTCTTTTATGTTTAGTGGTTTTAGTGACATTTCAGTAGAGATTGTAGGTGGATAAATTCTGAAACTAGGATGATTAAGGTTATGTGAGATTTGAGGGAATAGGACCAAATCCTTATTTAGCTTTCTACTTAATGTTTTTCAAGAATCTGTCTTTCAATTATCAGTGGAAGCCTAGTCTTTAAGTTTCTATCTAGAGACATTATATTCTTGGTTAAAAGATGATGTTTAATTCTTTTCACTTAATTTGTCAAACAAAACTACAATCAAAGTTTATCTTAAtaacattattattttttgttgtaATGATGTGCGTGATTTTTTCTTACAGGGGTAGATGGTACAAACTAGAGAGTAGAGTATGAAAGGAGGAGAAAGATAAATGATTTTCAGATGCCCTTATTTTTGTCTATATTAATTGAAACAAATATGAAGAAGACAATAGTGGAGAGAAGACAGTGTTAAGTCGACAAGCCTTAATGGACCAAAAGtagaaaaattagaaagtttccaGACACGACTTTCGAAAAATTTGACAGTAAGGCTAATGACAAGTGGAAGACAGTCTTGTAAATTAGTTTGAGAAATAATTTCTTAAAAAAGGTTAATGAGTTGCCGAACATGTAAACAAAAGTGGACAAAAGTGTTCCTTATCGCATTATATTATAGGTCTTTCACTTCCCTTAACGTAGCTGCTTGAGCACGTACATGATCCTAACTACGTATAAATTTTAAGGTAAGATTCAAATTATGAGGTCTGTCTATTCACTTTTGATGTAACTTACCTTTTGGAACTTAAATATGACTTCAACGTTTTTCTATCGTACTAGTCTTAGGGTACTTGCGCGTGTATCTGTATCATATATTCATGAAtatatgattttgaaaaaaaatctcTCTCTATCTTTCTTATATATATTACATAACGTGTCTGGgttgtaaaataaaataaaaataaaaaagtaatgtGTCATCACATAAGTCCTCGAATGccttattattattgttttctcGTTTGCCTCCGCCAATATTGAGTTAATATTTTACAAGAAATAATGTACAAAAAATATAGGGGGTTGTCATTCTTTATAGTgaataaagaaaaattacaacTCATTTAGAATATATTTTGTCTTCTAATGTTTTATCCTTTTCGCTTCAAGTTTGTACTTAACCAACTTGATATAGTCGATTTTTCTCTATCTCTAATTTCTCTTTTCGTCGGTATTTTTCTTATGAAAATTAAAATATATGTACCATATGAGTTTTatcaacttgaaaaataattttttgtatatGAGTAATTttaaaaagaagtgaaatgaATTTTGTTTTGCTATTAGTTCTAAGAACTttattatttgttataattttttttaaattcttagtatgaactcatccaaaattttatatttcactataattataattttatccaataAAGACTATTTTCATAGGGTAAAATATTCATCTAATATTTTACTTTGGACCGTTgtattcatagaattattagtGCTATTGACTCTTATCGACCATGTCACGTTATTTCTCGTTTAAACTCTGAAATAGTTTTTACTATAAATTCAAGATTATTAATGATAATAAAATTATCATGTAACTTTAGAGTTATATTAGTTAATTCTCTTTTTGGATAAATCTTCTTATTCCTTATTTTTTTCATGAGTTTGGGAAGGATGCAGTTTCAAAGGCCTTGAGGTTTAACCTTTACATCATTAACTTTTCATCACCAAATATTATAAAGAATATTCATAAGCATTATGAAATTAGAAGAGGAAGAGAAAATTCAGTGGTTGGTATGAATGAAGCAACTTGGTAAGTAATATATTTTAGAAATATTATAAGGATCAAAATATTGGGCTAAGGTTCTACATATATTTTGAGTTGCTACATATTAGTAGTTTTATTTAGTTCAAATAAAGAAAGCGCTAATgatcaaaatattttaaaatttcaaatcctgttataaatagaattttatttatggtgaatgtctatatttagagagattctaaggtttattacttggtggctaaatcactctctccctataaatagagggttctattctattgtaattcatcctaaatcaataagaattctctctccctgCTTTTCTCCGTAATACGCTTCTTCTTCCTTTATTTTTTCATAACacattatcagcacgagactctaaccaattgagcaGAAGCTttggattgagcataatgattgtcaattgttccatgaacttctttcatgattaaattctggatttaaggtaagtattttaccgtatttttctcttttattctataatttgattttaaatacaagcaaagaaaataaattttgattataactctaatggAATTAGTAAGAAATTATAGCCActcaaagtggtaaaatttctatgtcttgccatgatcaaaaTTATGTATGATCGTGAGCACAAGAAGTGAAAACCcatcccattgaatttgctccattctcattcccttaagagaatgtgatagcagtatgtgataagctgaaagaagacaaaattattactatgaatgtatcaatggatgAGGACGtgacaatagacgaaattataatcgtcatcattgtggtaatgagaagaataaggattctcaaaatatccttcactttgtgaaagtactatttgtcatcgatttgacatgagattttgtaaagcacatatagattatggtccattcatgatgtgaatgtgacaacatgtgatttatgaatgcatattcattcttggaagaatatgaacgtgctagtggtagtgaatataccacactcacctctagaagggGGTTTgagatgaaaaaaataaaaaatgccaTTATTATAgcatgaatggtcattggtcacATACCTATTATACGCCAAAATATTAtggcaatgtgattattaaaagacaacggtaatgcaagaaacatatcttgcatataattttgaccatgaccataattgtataactttctctttaaaagagatattcaccatatggatgctgatgaatatgtggtagtaccaaattaattgagagctctggaagagccaatgtcacaacccaaaatccactaagagtcgtgatggcgtcggacaccgttgtcaggcaagccaaccaaaatacttaattaaatttcaattttagtaatttGTTTAAAATCTTTTCTTTATACATTAAACAACGAATAATGAAATTTACAGAAATAACCATGAagtctttaacaaacttaatattgAATAATCCAAAATtcctcccagaacccggtgtcacaagtgcacgagcaatttctaggaaataatgtaataccacaaccgtccggaatacaataatggacagaaaataaatacagaaaactGAAAGAGACTTTGCTGGCTGCGGGTCTCCTCGAGAAGTGCagttcacctaagtctccgtgtcAACCATGCTGTCACGCCCAGTAGGCCACTAGAGACGCATgcgcctgtgcaacaaaaatgcacagaagtatagtataagaacgaaaacaacgtgtatccaatgagtatcccgtctaatctcaaagaagtagagacgagatggtcgacttcgacacttactaatggtctaAATAATGgtatattattaatgcgaataatcatgaatttattaagaatgactgtcacacctcctttttccgccctgtgggggcgtagggagtttttccaattaaaggacaatcgaaacgggatttgtttatttatttcagagtcgccacttgggagatttagggtgtcccaagtcaccaattttaatcccgaatcgaggaaaagaatgactccatattacagtctgcgcaccagaaatccggataaggaattctgttaacccgggagaaggtgttaggcattcccgagttccgtggttctagcacggtcgctcaactgttatattcggcttgattatctgattttatacaaatatgaacttatgtgcaaattttatcttttaaccgctttattattattgtttttaaaagaaatatgaacatcgcttaaaacacgtctttggactgcgttacatgaaatgcacccacaatccggaacacgttttatttgatgttttgggatttggattcgggtcgcatgaaatgcacacccaggcttaagaaagtaaaatattaaacacgcgcctaaagagactatcgcgttattattttggggaagaccgtgaaattcgctaaacggtccttccgaattctaattaaaccatacattttgtgagggccccgcaatctatacgttttatttggcgaggctcgtctcatttttatttttaaaggataaacctacaatgactatattttctattaagttcgtctctaaaataaaagaaaatctcttaattatttacatgctgaaaaacgtaacttattagttattagtttacggctaatgcgaatggaaaattgcgatcgagtttgtacaaagaaaaactgctttcattttatattctgttattcaataatactagaacatgagattgaccataatatcaaaacagattaattattctccgattaatttaaactaacattattagatgaagaaagtatacatatgcaacctcattattcattaatcattcaactacatctttatacgaagaaagaaaaattatattcaaccacaaatctaaacaggaggaattcaacaggaacaaagcctgattaatatttcattttttgcttcaagccgagattgtacaaatgtgtacctggaaacagcagtacaagaacaaaagaaggagaagtcagcagcagtaataacacagcaacagcagattcagcaacatcgcaaaccagtacagtaggaatagcagaaaacccaggagactataaacgactccaagtatagtgaagaagtaaaaggtaggaaggttctgactatttcagatcttaagcgaggcaatgaagcagtaactattctttttcaacttcaaaactctccaaaatgaattctgcccctgtatattcagtgtatccagaatgtatatcgggtgtatacttctcactccgccccctcttaaacaacgatgacagcagtaaggtcgacgagaggggggctgctgacgggcctgtttggtggtggcgtttggacgtgagggagtggggtcgagggACAGTGACGACGCTGCTACTGGTTGCTGAGAATACAAGGGGTCGTTGGCGACGAAGGCGAAGacacgcagcaacagctgctcggaAACGCAGCCACAGCTGCTTGGCACGCAACAACAACTGCTCGTTGGACTGAAAAATGGTGAAGCAACTATGGTCGGGGTTGTCCGGTGGCGTTCTCCGGTGAGTGACAGTAGGGTCGAGGAGGCTGGTGGactgtttggacgtgagggagtgggagCTGGGGTTCCGACGAGGGGGGGGGTTGCAGACGGTAGTTTGGACAGTAGGGTTTTTGTTTGTTCTTCTTTtaggaagaagatgaacagtgctctcccctcttcaaaatctgtttttttcttcttatggCTTGTCCGTGTATTAGCCTTTTGCAAAGAaaaatggaccccacgtgtgtaggggtccaagatttgtgtcccccatgcgcggtgggttccccgtgtgtggtgttccgtccgtgttccccacgcgtgtcccccatgtgtggtgggctcggattattatgggctaggtccgaaaattaggcctaaaaacgggtagtttgaacccaaatattattcttttgcccggacccgagaataagaacacgacgttgctaaactaatcctatgtaagcaaaataactaccaaactaagactaatatttaaaacaaaactatatcttttttaatatttttcaagattaaaatagctacaaaatattaataaaactattttttgtaattttcgtttttatataaagataagatataaagtaatatttttgtattttttcaaaattaaaatgactacaaaacattaatagaactatattttttggtaattttcgaaattatataaagtacaaaagtaaggtacaatttttgtattttttcaagtttatgagaaatacataaactaaaatttatatatatatttttgtaattttttcttttgcgacgaaataaagtaaaatagtcaaaatagctatattagacctaaattaaatatttacgctaaaaatgtggaaattctcggggagggtcaaaaatcacgcgtctacagctgcccctctttgactggaaacacgaaagagttttccgacaaagaacgactagacatgtttttgacccgaccattatttggagggactatactaaggaaaggaaggggatgtgaccgagccctggtatctgtgctgcctacatatccttggttatacaggaatcaggccacgtgtagttcggaaatgagagagatggtagagtgtaccgaggtgaagagccgaccGAGGTGCCGTTTCGTTGAGGTTccagtccgcggtcctgtcattacatcaaaaatgaaaactgaaaaagactaactaagcctatcagccactagttacaaggattcttatctataagtcctctgaaacttgatcttgagtcttgaatggtgcttcatacagactttggatttgaaccttgatacttgctagttgtaggtgctagttcttgagcagaccacatatgttctccacttccgtactttggATTCATTTTTTCTCTATgcttactcttttttttttcttgtttttgtgactagcttctgTGGATCAtatcagactgttgactcgcattcttgaggcgagcttctgctatttacaacttggattgaatgctggggatttttgttgtagccttctgccttccaatgggttactgCTTGACCTTGAAAGatgttcctctgttctacaggcggactcctgacttcttcaatcttcgacatacaacaacctccgctctacaggcaggctcctgacttcttcgtcttgaacatataacaacctccgttctacaggcgggtccctgacaaccaaaacaaacaaaacaaatgaaatttcctaacccagttcgcactgggaagatttgtaagtcgttagcaaaattgtaactcactgatactactgatgcaatgatgagagtaaactaaagactagactaggatgtgcatctcctacgagtaaaactagaactcttgctagcaaatgcgtattctatggttgaatcggaatgaactaaactaggaagtgtgtctcctatggtcgaacttaaaatgaatcaaactaggaagtgcatctcctaagggtgaaatctcaattccggaagtgagTCTCCTGcaataaaatataacctgaaaaagccaaactaggaactATCAATTTTAGAAAGTGTGCCTCTtatgggtaaaatctcaatgactcaaactaggaaatgcgtctcctacaaATGAAATCAAACTTAGAAAGTGCGTCTTCTAGGGacaaaataaacttaggaagtgtgtctcctatgggtgaaattttaatgattttgaactaggaggtgcgtctcctatgaatgaaaataatttaggaagtgcgtctcctattggtaagactaaacttaggaagtgcgtctcctatgggtaaaactaaactta
This region includes:
- the LOC104247156 gene encoding E3 ubiquitin-protein ligase ATL23-like codes for the protein MVFLFFFYLYVVSRTTSGDHPSRPVKSARKGGLSDVQLEKLPKFTGKDLSSGTDCAICLDLIENEELARLVPGCNHGFHLVCLDLWLSKQPFCPVCRHKLQPELFTHDESNSVSVLVEDSRIIEVHTS